A region of Anolis sagrei isolate rAnoSag1 chromosome 2, rAnoSag1.mat, whole genome shotgun sequence DNA encodes the following proteins:
- the CCNI2 gene encoding cyclin-I2: MKCSGLSESQKLVLALEHALAREAKIWKVPTVRDFTLKGTDISPLYYEKAILWIKELNALFQFCSETFALAVSLLNRLLATVKAQLKYLRCIAIACLILAAKINEEDELIPSVKKLAVQSGCKCSPAEILRMERIILDKLHWDLYTATSMDFLNIVSTKRLVSCTK, encoded by the exons ATGAAGTGTTCAGGGCTTTCAGAGAGCCAGAAACTTGTCTTGGCACTGGAACATGCCCTCGCAAGAGAAGCAAAGATTTGGAAGGTGCCAACTGTCCGTGATTTTACATTGAAG GGTACAGACATCTCCCCATTGTATTATGAGAAAGCAATTTTGTGGATCAAAGAGTTAAATGCACTGTTTCAGTTTTGTTCTGAAACATTTGCATTGGCTGTCAGCTTGCTGAACCGATTGCTGGCAACTGTGAAG gCACAGCTAAAATACCTCAGATGCATTGCAATAGCATGCCTCATTCTTGCAGCAAAAATCAATGAAGAAGATGAG CTAATACCATCAGTAAAGAAGCTTGCAGTGCAGAGTGGTTGTAAGTGTTCTCCAGCTGAGATATTGAGAATGGAAAGGATTATACTTGATAAACTTCACTGGGATCTTTACACAGCAACATCAATGGATTTCTTAAACATCGTAAGCACTAAACGTTTGGTTTCTTGCACCAAATAA